From Prionailurus bengalensis isolate Pbe53 chromosome F2, Fcat_Pben_1.1_paternal_pri, whole genome shotgun sequence, one genomic window encodes:
- the SCRIB gene encoding protein scribble homolog isoform X5: MLKCIPLWRCNRHVESVDKRHCSLQAVPEEIYRYSRSLEELLLDANQLRELPKPFFRLLNLRKLGLSDNEIQRLPPEVANFMQLVELDVSRNDIPEIPESIKFCKALEIADFSGNPLSRLPEGFTQLRSLAHLALNDVSLQALPGDVGNLANLVTLELRENLLKSLPASLSFLVKLEQLDLGGNELEVLPDTLGALPNLRELWLDRNQLSTLPPELGNLRRLVCLDVSENRLEELPSELGGLLLLTDLLLSQNLLQRLPDGIGQLKQLSILKVDQNRLCEVTEAIGDCENLSELILTENLLTALPRSLGKLTKLTNLNADRNRLEVLPPEIGGCVALSVLSLRDNRLAALPPELAHTAELHVLDVAGNRLRSLPFALTHLNLKALWLAENQAQPMLRFQTEDDAQTGEKVLTCYLLPQQPPPSLEEPGQRSPSESWSDAPLGRVSVIQFLEVPACGDDAEEAAAEKRGLQRRATPHPSELKVMKRGVEERRGEALACRPESGPPSPLEEEKRLSTESGLSKDSQPSDGTASQDDPEGPLTETQGPSQQEAGPGTPEEPAEETYEEPTVRFAEDTLLLPPRDDGESEEGQPEAPWPLPGGRQRLIRKDTPHYKKHFKISKLPQPEAVVALLQGAQPDGEGPAGPGGWHNGLHTAWAPRDEEEGEKEEEEEEAEEEAPPDEEEAEKEAAEEAALVSAPSIKGVSFDQANNLLIEPARIEEEELTLTIVRQTGGLGISIAGGRGSTPYKGDDEGIFISRVSEEGPAARAGVRVGDKLLEVNGVALHGAEHHQAVEALRGAGSTVQMRLWRERMVEPENAVTVTPLRPEDDYSPREWRGAALRLPLLQPDPAGPLRQRHVACLVRSEKGLGFSIAGGKGSTPYRAGDGGIFISRIAEGGAAHRAGTLQVGDRVLSINGVDMTEARHDHAVSLLTAASPTIALLLERGAGGPLPPSPPPPPPTPPSVTSTAVAAATPGESGPLRLAPSLPAATLEGPYPVEEICLPRAGGPLGLSIVGGSDHSSHPFGIQEPGVFISKVLPRGLAARSGLRVGDRILAVNGQDIREATHQEAVSALLRPCLELVLLVRRDPPPPGMRELCIQKAPGEKLGISIRGGAKGHAGNPCDPTDEGIFISKVSPTGAAGRDGRLRVGLRLLEVNQQSLLGLTHGEAVRLLRGVGDTLTVLVCDGFDTDAATPAEVSPGVIANPFAAGIGRRNSLESISSVDRELSPEGSGKEKELPGQTPQWGLEAVGRGPEGLKLDHRTAATPGAGSTQRVLSGTAGGKMTEAPCSPSPSCQQLPSPPSPDALPTNVKQAYRTFAAVPGPHPPQDTPAQSPTPGPAASPEQLSFRERQKYFELEVRLPQAEGPPKRVSLVGADDLRKMQEEEARKLQQKRVQMMREAEGTGPPLDLDGEPPDEPEELPPPTGPTTGLGPSSPLPPGGSAPVRTAKAERRHQERLRVQSPELPAPDRALSPAERRALEAEKRALWRAARMKSLEQDALRAQMVLSKSQEGRGRRGPLERLAEAPSPAPTPSPTPLEDLGPQTSTSPGRLSPDFAEELRSLEPSPGPGLQEEDGEVAVVLLGRPSPGPEEVTLCSSRRPIRPGRRGLGPVPS, encoded by the exons ATGCTCAAGTGCATCCCGCTGTGGCGCTGCAACCGGCACGTGGAGTCGGTGGACAAGCGGCACTGCTCGCTGCAGGCCGTGCCCGAGGAGATCTACCGCTACAGCCGCAGCCTGGAGGAGCTGCTCCTCGACGCCAACCAGCTGCGCGAGCTGCCCAAG CCCTTCTTTCGTCTGCTGAACTTGCGGAAGCTGGGCCTGAGTGACAACGAGATCCAGCGGTTGCCCCCCGAGGTGGCCAACTTTATGCAGCTGGTGGAGCTGGACGTGTCCCGGAACG ACATTCCGGAGATCCCCGAGAGCATCAAGTTCTGCAAGGCCCTGGAGATTGCAGATTTCAGTGGGAACCCTTTGTCTAG GCTCCCGGAAGGCTTCACTCAGCTGCGCAGCCTGGCTCACCTGGCCCTGAATGACGTGTCCCTGCAGGCGCTGCCCGGGGACGTGGGCAA CCTCGCCAACCTGGTGACCCTGGAGCTCCGGGAGAACCTGCTCAAGTCTTTGCCTGC GTCCCTGTCCTTCCTGGTCAAGCTGGAACAGCTGGATCTGGGAGGCAATGAGCTGGAAGTGCTG CCCGATACCCTGGGGGCTCTGCCCAATCTTCGAGAGCTGTGGCTGGACCGGAACCAGTTGTCCACACTGCCCCCG GAGCTCGGGAACCTGCGGCGCCTGGTGTGCCTGGACGTGTCGGAGAACCGGCTGGAGGAGCTGCCCTCTGAGCTCGGCGGGCTGCTGCTGCTCACGGACTTGCTGCTCTCCCAGAACCTGCTGCAGCGGCTCCCTGACGGCATCG GTCAGCTGAAACAGCTGTCCATCCTGAAGGTGGACCAGAACCGTCTGTGCGAGGTGACGGAGGCCATCGGTGACTGCGAGAACCTCTCGGAGCTGATCCTCACGGAGAACCTGCTGACG GCTCTGCCCCGCTCTCTGGGGAAGCTGACCAAGCTGACCAATCTCAACGCGGACCGCAACCGTCTGGAGGTGCTGCCCCCCGAGATCGGAGGCTGTGTGGCTCTCAGTGTCCTTTCCTTGAGGGACAACCGTCTGGCCGCCCTGCCGCCCGAGCTCGCCCACACGGCTGAGCTGCACGTGCTGGACGTGGCTGGAAACCG gctGCGGAGTCTGCCGTTTGCGCTCACCCACCTCAACCTCAAGGCCCTATGGCTGGCTGAGAACCAGGCACAGCCTATGCTCCGGTTCCAGACGGAGGACGACGCCCAGACCGGCGAAAAGGTTCTCACCTGCTACCTGCTGCCGCAGCAGCCCCCACCCAGCCTCG AGGAGCCGGGGCAGCGGAGCCCTTCGGAGAGCTGGAGCGACGCCCCGCTCGGTCGCGTCAGCGTCATCCAGTTTCTGGAGGTCCCCGCTTGTGGCGACGACGCCGAGGAAGCTGCTGCTGAGAAGCGG GGCCTGCAACGTCGGGCCACGCCTCACCCCAGCGAGCTGAAGGTGATGAAGAGGGGCGTCGAGGAACGTCGGGGCGAAGCCTTGGCCTGCAGGCCCGAGTCCGGGCCACCCTCGCCTTTGGAGGAG GAGAAGAGGCTGAGCACCGAGTCTGGCCTGAGCAAGGACTCGCAGCCGTCTGATGGCACGGCCTCCCAGGATGACCCCGAGGGCCCGCTGACCGAGACGCAGGGGCCGAGCCAGCAGGAAGCCGGCCCGGGCACCCCAGAGGAGCCTGCGGAGGAGACTTACGAGGAG CCCACAGTGCGCTTCGCAGAGGACACGCTGCTGCTGCCCCCGAGGGACGACGGCGAGAGCGAGGAGGGGCAGCCGGAGGCGCCCTGGCCCCTGCCCGGTGGGAGACAGCGCCTTATCCGCAAGGACACACCTCACTATAAGAAGCACTTCAAGATTTCCAAGCTGCCCCAGCCCGAGGCCGTCGTGGCCCTGCTGCAGGGAGCACAGCCGGACGGGGAGGGCCCggcagggcctgggggctggcACAACGGCCTCCACACAGCCTGGGCTCCTCGGGACGAAGAGGAaggtgagaaggaagaggaggaagaggaggcggaggaggaggctCCTCCGGACGaagaggaggctgagaaggagGCGGCGGAGGAGGCGGCCCTGGTCTCTGCACCCTCCATCAAG GGGGTGTCGTTTGACCAGGCCAATAACCTGCTGATAGAGCCCGCACGCATTGAGGAGGAAGAG CTCACGCTCACCATCGTGCGGCAGACGGGGGGACTAGGCATCAGCATCGCTGGTGGCAGGGGTTCTACGCCCTACAAAGGGGATGACGAG GGTATATTCATCTCTCGAGTGTCAGAGGAGGGCCCTGCAGCCCGGGCGGGAGTCCGGGTGGGTGACAAGCTCCTCGAG GTGAACGGCGTGGCCTTGCACGGTGCCGAGCACCACCAGGCCGTGGAGGCGCTGCGGGGGGCCGGCAGCACTGTGCAGATGCGGCTGTGGCGGGAGCGCATGGTGGAACCGGAGAACGCGGTCACCGTCACGCCCCTGCGGCCGGAGGACGACTACAGCCCTCGGGAATGGCGGGGAGCTGCCCTGCGCCTGCCCCTGCTCCAGCCGGACCCCGCCGGGCCCCTCCGCCAGCGCCACGTGGCCTGCCTTGTGCGCAGCGAGAAGGGGCTGGGCTTCAGCATCGCCGGCGGGAAAGGCTCCACGCCTTACCGGGCCGGGGATGGG GGCATCTTCATTTCCCGCATCGCAGAGGGGGGCGCTGCCCACCGGGCGGGTACTCTGCAGGTCGGCGACCGAGTCCTCTCG ATCAACGGGGTGGACATGACCGAAGCCAGGCACGACCACGCCGTCTCTCTGCTGACCGCCGCTTCCCCCACCATCGCCCTGCTGCTGGAGCGTGGGGCCGGAGggccccttccccccagccctccgccacccccccccacacctcccagtGTGACCAGCACCGCCGTGGCCGCTGCCACCCCTGGGGAGTCTGGGCCGCTGCGGCTGGCCCCCAGCCTACCGGCTGCCACCTTGGAGGGGCCATACCCAGTGGAG GAGATCTGCCTGCCGAGAGCCGGGGGCCCACTGGGGCTCAGCATCGTCGGGGGCTCTGATCACTCCAGCCACCCGTTTGGTATCCAGGAGCCTGGCGTATTCATCTCCAAG GTGCTCCCACGGGGCCTGGCTGCACGCAGCGGCCTCCGGGTTGGGGACCGCATCCTGGCAGTGAACGGGCAGGACATTCGGGAGGCCACGCACCAGGAGGCGGTCAGTGCCCTGCTTCGGCCCTGCCTGGAGCTGGTCTTGCTTGTGAGGAGGGACCCGCCACCCCCGGGCATGCGGGAACTCTGTATCCAGAAAGCTCCCGGCGAGAAGCTGGGCATCAGCATCCGAGGGGGAGCCAAGGGCCATGCGGGGAACCCCTGTGACCCCACAGACGAGGGCATCTTCATTTCCAAG GTGAGCCCCACGGGAGCAGCGGGGCGTGACGGCCGGCTGCGGGTGGGGCTGCGGCTGCTGGAGGTGAACCAGCAGAGCTTGCTGGGCCTGACACACGGCGAGGCCGTGCGGCTGCTGCGCGGCGTGGGCGACACCCTCACCGTGCTCGTCTGTGATGGCTTCGACACCGACGCTGCCACCCCTGCCGAG GTGTCCCCGGGTGTCATTGCCAACCCCTTCGCGGCAGGAATCGGCCGCCGGAACAGCCTGGAGAGCATCTCCTCCGTCGACCGGGAGCTGAGCCCCGAGGGCTCTGGCAAG GAGAAGGAGCTACCAGGACAGACCCCACAGTGGGGACTGGAAGCTGTG GGTCGGGGCCCGGAGGGCCTGAAGCTGGACCACCGCACGGCCGCCACGCCCGGCGCTGGCAGCACGCAGAGG GTCCTGTCTGGAACAGCCGGAGGGAAGATGACTGAggctccctgctccccctcccccagctgccagCAG ctcccctccccgccctcccccgaCGCACTGCCCACCAACGTGAAGCAGGCCTACAGGACCTTTGCCGCCGTGCCCGGCCCACACCCGCCGCAGGACACCCCCGCCCAG TCCCCCACACCTGGGCCCGCGGCCTCGCCGGAGCAGCTCTCTTTCCGCGAGCGGCAAAAGTACTTTGAACTGGAGGTGCGGCTGCCCCAAGCCGAGGGGCCCCCCAAGCGCGTGTCCCTGGTGGGTGCCGACGATCTGCGCAAGAtgcaggaggaggaag CCCGGAAGCTGCAGCAGAAGAGGGTGCAGATGATGCGGGAGGCAGAGGGCACCGGGCCCCCCCTGGACCTGGATGGGGAACCCCCCGATGAGCCAGAGGAGCTGCCGCCCCCGACCGGCCCCACCACAGG GCTCGGACCCTCGTCCCCCCTGCCTCCGGGAGGCAGCGCCCCGGTGCGCACAGCCAAAGCGGAGCGGCGCCATCAGGAGCGACTCCGTGTCCAGAGCCCCGAGTTGCCTGCGCCCGATCGGGCTCTGTCCCCTGCCGAGCGCCGTGCCCTGGAGGCCGAGAAGCGCGCACTGTGGCGGGCGGCCAG GATGAAGTCCCTGGAACAGGATGCCCTCCGTGCACAGATGGTCCTCAGCAAGTCCCAGGAGGGCCGAGGCAGGCGCGGGCCCCTGGAGCGGCTGGCGGAGGCCCCCTCACCGGCGCCCACCCCGTCACCCACCCCGTTGGAAG
- the SCRIB gene encoding protein scribble homolog isoform X4, with protein sequence MLKCIPLWRCNRHVESVDKRHCSLQAVPEEIYRYSRSLEELLLDANQLRELPKPFFRLLNLRKLGLSDNEIQRLPPEVANFMQLVELDVSRNDIPEIPESIKFCKALEIADFSGNPLSRLPEGFTQLRSLAHLALNDVSLQALPGDVGNLANLVTLELRENLLKSLPASLSFLVKLEQLDLGGNELEVLPDTLGALPNLRELWLDRNQLSTLPPELGNLRRLVCLDVSENRLEELPSELGGLLLLTDLLLSQNLLQRLPDGIGQLKQLSILKVDQNRLCEVTEAIGDCENLSELILTENLLTALPRSLGKLTKLTNLNADRNRLEVLPPEIGGCVALSVLSLRDNRLAALPPELAHTAELHVLDVAGNRLRSLPFALTHLNLKALWLAENQAQPMLRFQTEDDAQTGEKVLTCYLLPQQPPPSLEEPGQRSPSESWSDAPLGRVSVIQFLEVPACGDDAEEAAAEKRGLQRRATPHPSELKVMKRGVEERRGEALACRPESGPPSPLEEEKRLSTESGLSKDSQPSDGTASQDDPEGPLTETQGPSQQEAGPGTPEEPAEETYEEPTVRFAEDTLLLPPRDDGESEEGQPEAPWPLPGGRQRLIRKDTPHYKKHFKISKLPQPEAVVALLQGAQPDGEGPAGPGGWHNGLHTAWAPRDEEEGEKEEEEEEAEEEAPPDEEEAEKEAAEEAALVSAPSIKLTLTIVRQTGGLGISIAGGRGSTPYKGDDEGIFISRVSEEGPAARAGVRVGDKLLEVNGVALHGAEHHQAVEALRGAGSTVQMRLWRERMVEPENAVTVTPLRPEDDYSPREWRGAALRLPLLQPDPAGPLRQRHVACLVRSEKGLGFSIAGGKGSTPYRAGDGGIFISRIAEGGAAHRAGTLQVGDRVLSINGVDMTEARHDHAVSLLTAASPTIALLLERGAGGPLPPSPPPPPPTPPSVTSTAVAAATPGESGPLRLAPSLPAATLEGPYPVEEICLPRAGGPLGLSIVGGSDHSSHPFGIQEPGVFISKVLPRGLAARSGLRVGDRILAVNGQDIREATHQEAVSALLRPCLELVLLVRRDPPPPGMRELCIQKAPGEKLGISIRGGAKGHAGNPCDPTDEGIFISKVSPTGAAGRDGRLRVGLRLLEVNQQSLLGLTHGEAVRLLRGVGDTLTVLVCDGFDTDAATPAEVSPGVIANPFAAGIGRRNSLESISSVDRELSPEGSGKEKELPGQTPQWGLEAVGRGPEGLKLDHRTAATPGAGSTQRVLSGTAGGKMTEAPCSPSPSCQQLPSPPSPDALPTNVKQAYRTFAAVPGPHPPQDTPAQVHGGRPALPLHVLAGRVPEGPGLRTHSPQSPTPGPAASPEQLSFRERQKYFELEVRLPQAEGPPKRVSLVGADDLRKMQEEEARKLQQKRVQMMREAEGTGPPLDLDGEPPDEPEELPPPTGPTTGLGPSSPLPPGGSAPVRTAKAERRHQERLRVQSPELPAPDRALSPAERRALEAEKRALWRAARMKSLEQDALRAQMVLSKSQEGRGRRGPLERLAEAPSPAPTPSPTPLEDLGPQTSTSPGRLSPDFAEELRSLEPSPGPGLQEEDGEVAVVLLGRPSPGPEEVTLCSSRRPIRPGRRGLGPVPS encoded by the exons ATGCTCAAGTGCATCCCGCTGTGGCGCTGCAACCGGCACGTGGAGTCGGTGGACAAGCGGCACTGCTCGCTGCAGGCCGTGCCCGAGGAGATCTACCGCTACAGCCGCAGCCTGGAGGAGCTGCTCCTCGACGCCAACCAGCTGCGCGAGCTGCCCAAG CCCTTCTTTCGTCTGCTGAACTTGCGGAAGCTGGGCCTGAGTGACAACGAGATCCAGCGGTTGCCCCCCGAGGTGGCCAACTTTATGCAGCTGGTGGAGCTGGACGTGTCCCGGAACG ACATTCCGGAGATCCCCGAGAGCATCAAGTTCTGCAAGGCCCTGGAGATTGCAGATTTCAGTGGGAACCCTTTGTCTAG GCTCCCGGAAGGCTTCACTCAGCTGCGCAGCCTGGCTCACCTGGCCCTGAATGACGTGTCCCTGCAGGCGCTGCCCGGGGACGTGGGCAA CCTCGCCAACCTGGTGACCCTGGAGCTCCGGGAGAACCTGCTCAAGTCTTTGCCTGC GTCCCTGTCCTTCCTGGTCAAGCTGGAACAGCTGGATCTGGGAGGCAATGAGCTGGAAGTGCTG CCCGATACCCTGGGGGCTCTGCCCAATCTTCGAGAGCTGTGGCTGGACCGGAACCAGTTGTCCACACTGCCCCCG GAGCTCGGGAACCTGCGGCGCCTGGTGTGCCTGGACGTGTCGGAGAACCGGCTGGAGGAGCTGCCCTCTGAGCTCGGCGGGCTGCTGCTGCTCACGGACTTGCTGCTCTCCCAGAACCTGCTGCAGCGGCTCCCTGACGGCATCG GTCAGCTGAAACAGCTGTCCATCCTGAAGGTGGACCAGAACCGTCTGTGCGAGGTGACGGAGGCCATCGGTGACTGCGAGAACCTCTCGGAGCTGATCCTCACGGAGAACCTGCTGACG GCTCTGCCCCGCTCTCTGGGGAAGCTGACCAAGCTGACCAATCTCAACGCGGACCGCAACCGTCTGGAGGTGCTGCCCCCCGAGATCGGAGGCTGTGTGGCTCTCAGTGTCCTTTCCTTGAGGGACAACCGTCTGGCCGCCCTGCCGCCCGAGCTCGCCCACACGGCTGAGCTGCACGTGCTGGACGTGGCTGGAAACCG gctGCGGAGTCTGCCGTTTGCGCTCACCCACCTCAACCTCAAGGCCCTATGGCTGGCTGAGAACCAGGCACAGCCTATGCTCCGGTTCCAGACGGAGGACGACGCCCAGACCGGCGAAAAGGTTCTCACCTGCTACCTGCTGCCGCAGCAGCCCCCACCCAGCCTCG AGGAGCCGGGGCAGCGGAGCCCTTCGGAGAGCTGGAGCGACGCCCCGCTCGGTCGCGTCAGCGTCATCCAGTTTCTGGAGGTCCCCGCTTGTGGCGACGACGCCGAGGAAGCTGCTGCTGAGAAGCGG GGCCTGCAACGTCGGGCCACGCCTCACCCCAGCGAGCTGAAGGTGATGAAGAGGGGCGTCGAGGAACGTCGGGGCGAAGCCTTGGCCTGCAGGCCCGAGTCCGGGCCACCCTCGCCTTTGGAGGAG GAGAAGAGGCTGAGCACCGAGTCTGGCCTGAGCAAGGACTCGCAGCCGTCTGATGGCACGGCCTCCCAGGATGACCCCGAGGGCCCGCTGACCGAGACGCAGGGGCCGAGCCAGCAGGAAGCCGGCCCGGGCACCCCAGAGGAGCCTGCGGAGGAGACTTACGAGGAG CCCACAGTGCGCTTCGCAGAGGACACGCTGCTGCTGCCCCCGAGGGACGACGGCGAGAGCGAGGAGGGGCAGCCGGAGGCGCCCTGGCCCCTGCCCGGTGGGAGACAGCGCCTTATCCGCAAGGACACACCTCACTATAAGAAGCACTTCAAGATTTCCAAGCTGCCCCAGCCCGAGGCCGTCGTGGCCCTGCTGCAGGGAGCACAGCCGGACGGGGAGGGCCCggcagggcctgggggctggcACAACGGCCTCCACACAGCCTGGGCTCCTCGGGACGAAGAGGAaggtgagaaggaagaggaggaagaggaggcggaggaggaggctCCTCCGGACGaagaggaggctgagaaggagGCGGCGGAGGAGGCGGCCCTGGTCTCTGCACCCTCCATCAAG CTCACGCTCACCATCGTGCGGCAGACGGGGGGACTAGGCATCAGCATCGCTGGTGGCAGGGGTTCTACGCCCTACAAAGGGGATGACGAG GGTATATTCATCTCTCGAGTGTCAGAGGAGGGCCCTGCAGCCCGGGCGGGAGTCCGGGTGGGTGACAAGCTCCTCGAG GTGAACGGCGTGGCCTTGCACGGTGCCGAGCACCACCAGGCCGTGGAGGCGCTGCGGGGGGCCGGCAGCACTGTGCAGATGCGGCTGTGGCGGGAGCGCATGGTGGAACCGGAGAACGCGGTCACCGTCACGCCCCTGCGGCCGGAGGACGACTACAGCCCTCGGGAATGGCGGGGAGCTGCCCTGCGCCTGCCCCTGCTCCAGCCGGACCCCGCCGGGCCCCTCCGCCAGCGCCACGTGGCCTGCCTTGTGCGCAGCGAGAAGGGGCTGGGCTTCAGCATCGCCGGCGGGAAAGGCTCCACGCCTTACCGGGCCGGGGATGGG GGCATCTTCATTTCCCGCATCGCAGAGGGGGGCGCTGCCCACCGGGCGGGTACTCTGCAGGTCGGCGACCGAGTCCTCTCG ATCAACGGGGTGGACATGACCGAAGCCAGGCACGACCACGCCGTCTCTCTGCTGACCGCCGCTTCCCCCACCATCGCCCTGCTGCTGGAGCGTGGGGCCGGAGggccccttccccccagccctccgccacccccccccacacctcccagtGTGACCAGCACCGCCGTGGCCGCTGCCACCCCTGGGGAGTCTGGGCCGCTGCGGCTGGCCCCCAGCCTACCGGCTGCCACCTTGGAGGGGCCATACCCAGTGGAG GAGATCTGCCTGCCGAGAGCCGGGGGCCCACTGGGGCTCAGCATCGTCGGGGGCTCTGATCACTCCAGCCACCCGTTTGGTATCCAGGAGCCTGGCGTATTCATCTCCAAG GTGCTCCCACGGGGCCTGGCTGCACGCAGCGGCCTCCGGGTTGGGGACCGCATCCTGGCAGTGAACGGGCAGGACATTCGGGAGGCCACGCACCAGGAGGCGGTCAGTGCCCTGCTTCGGCCCTGCCTGGAGCTGGTCTTGCTTGTGAGGAGGGACCCGCCACCCCCGGGCATGCGGGAACTCTGTATCCAGAAAGCTCCCGGCGAGAAGCTGGGCATCAGCATCCGAGGGGGAGCCAAGGGCCATGCGGGGAACCCCTGTGACCCCACAGACGAGGGCATCTTCATTTCCAAG GTGAGCCCCACGGGAGCAGCGGGGCGTGACGGCCGGCTGCGGGTGGGGCTGCGGCTGCTGGAGGTGAACCAGCAGAGCTTGCTGGGCCTGACACACGGCGAGGCCGTGCGGCTGCTGCGCGGCGTGGGCGACACCCTCACCGTGCTCGTCTGTGATGGCTTCGACACCGACGCTGCCACCCCTGCCGAG GTGTCCCCGGGTGTCATTGCCAACCCCTTCGCGGCAGGAATCGGCCGCCGGAACAGCCTGGAGAGCATCTCCTCCGTCGACCGGGAGCTGAGCCCCGAGGGCTCTGGCAAG GAGAAGGAGCTACCAGGACAGACCCCACAGTGGGGACTGGAAGCTGTG GGTCGGGGCCCGGAGGGCCTGAAGCTGGACCACCGCACGGCCGCCACGCCCGGCGCTGGCAGCACGCAGAGG GTCCTGTCTGGAACAGCCGGAGGGAAGATGACTGAggctccctgctccccctcccccagctgccagCAG ctcccctccccgccctcccccgaCGCACTGCCCACCAACGTGAAGCAGGCCTACAGGACCTTTGCCGCCGTGCCCGGCCCACACCCGCCGCAGGACACCCCCGCCCAGGTACACGGTGGGCGGCCCGCCCTTCCTCTGCATGTGCTTGCGGGGCGCGTGCCGGAGGGGCCGGGCCTCAGGACCCACTCTCCCCAGTCCCCCACACCTGGGCCCGCGGCCTCGCCGGAGCAGCTCTCTTTCCGCGAGCGGCAAAAGTACTTTGAACTGGAGGTGCGGCTGCCCCAAGCCGAGGGGCCCCCCAAGCGCGTGTCCCTGGTGGGTGCCGACGATCTGCGCAAGAtgcaggaggaggaag CCCGGAAGCTGCAGCAGAAGAGGGTGCAGATGATGCGGGAGGCAGAGGGCACCGGGCCCCCCCTGGACCTGGATGGGGAACCCCCCGATGAGCCAGAGGAGCTGCCGCCCCCGACCGGCCCCACCACAGG GCTCGGACCCTCGTCCCCCCTGCCTCCGGGAGGCAGCGCCCCGGTGCGCACAGCCAAAGCGGAGCGGCGCCATCAGGAGCGACTCCGTGTCCAGAGCCCCGAGTTGCCTGCGCCCGATCGGGCTCTGTCCCCTGCCGAGCGCCGTGCCCTGGAGGCCGAGAAGCGCGCACTGTGGCGGGCGGCCAG GATGAAGTCCCTGGAACAGGATGCCCTCCGTGCACAGATGGTCCTCAGCAAGTCCCAGGAGGGCCGAGGCAGGCGCGGGCCCCTGGAGCGGCTGGCGGAGGCCCCCTCACCGGCGCCCACCCCGTCACCCACCCCGTTGGAAG